One window from the genome of Bacillus weihaiensis encodes:
- a CDS encoding IucA/IucC family protein, whose translation MNNFRESEEYVLRDLDIIDQGYSRIYKTFIHKARKRTLVQLIQALLREKLVEPTIEKQDNQSMYTLKGKENGIITFAVGNHSFLQHIEINGDVLYHVQTKTFRIDHPVDFLALLDIQGNTLILEEELESSVVNYALALTGSAVRLEEYSNISDQWTFTFLLEQKRENPSFSPLSFAEQWVIDGHTLHPGSKTRMGLSVKDILHYSPEWGGKTDVVPVAIHKDYVYMASTGDESITQLLLKEYPSIKDSKQFSSLNVEKYELIPIHPWQLEHTIERLLQKEIQQKRIVPLQDVQIETNSLLSFRSLSPKGSRSLSHLKTALDVQMTSAKRGVSPASVVNGPAISMILKEIARKDSFIFKQFVFLEEKAGAYYVPKKTNSFLMKNISALLRENPESLVNEDEIAIPAAFLISTSPITKKPILIEWIEENKKGNINQAAINYIKAYAEKLIPGLLHLMVNYGISLEAHLQNAVPVFKDCLPVKFILRDLGGIRIHEQLLKEKVGPFTINNSTNLLTSSMKDLFTMFSHAILHNHLGEMIHLVCKEWDIQERELWEPVSTIISTTLMELKQDESLTRTVRELEKHMFQPHAPLKAMVKMRLFDQYVDNQYTDVPNPLVLCERS comes from the coding sequence ATGAACAATTTTCGTGAAAGTGAAGAGTACGTTCTAAGAGATTTAGATATCATAGATCAAGGATATTCACGTATTTATAAGACGTTTATACATAAAGCAAGGAAACGTACATTAGTCCAGCTTATTCAAGCACTATTGAGAGAGAAGCTTGTAGAGCCAACTATAGAAAAACAAGACAATCAAAGTATGTACACATTAAAGGGAAAAGAAAATGGAATCATTACGTTTGCAGTAGGGAATCATTCATTCCTTCAACATATTGAGATTAACGGAGACGTTCTTTATCATGTGCAGACTAAAACCTTTAGAATAGATCATCCGGTTGACTTTCTAGCTCTACTAGACATTCAAGGTAATACACTAATCCTTGAAGAGGAGCTTGAGAGCTCAGTTGTTAATTATGCACTAGCTCTTACAGGGTCAGCTGTTCGACTTGAAGAATATTCCAACATATCGGATCAATGGACATTTACTTTTTTACTAGAACAAAAAAGAGAGAATCCTTCGTTTAGCCCATTAAGCTTTGCAGAGCAATGGGTGATTGACGGTCATACTCTACACCCTGGATCTAAAACGAGAATGGGTCTGTCTGTAAAAGATATTCTCCACTATTCACCTGAATGGGGCGGAAAAACAGATGTTGTTCCTGTAGCAATACATAAAGATTATGTTTATATGGCTTCAACAGGTGATGAGTCTATAACGCAACTATTATTGAAAGAATACCCAAGCATAAAAGATTCGAAGCAGTTCTCTTCCTTAAATGTGGAAAAATACGAATTAATTCCGATTCATCCGTGGCAGCTTGAGCATACAATAGAGCGTTTGCTACAGAAGGAAATACAGCAGAAGAGGATTGTACCATTACAAGATGTTCAAATAGAAACGAATTCCTTACTATCTTTTCGCTCTTTATCACCAAAGGGAAGTCGGAGTCTTTCTCATCTAAAAACGGCACTTGATGTACAGATGACCAGTGCTAAACGCGGTGTGTCACCTGCATCGGTTGTAAATGGTCCTGCTATATCTATGATTTTAAAAGAAATTGCAAGGAAGGATTCTTTTATTTTCAAACAATTCGTGTTCTTAGAGGAAAAAGCAGGGGCTTATTATGTCCCTAAAAAAACGAATTCTTTTCTCATGAAAAACATTTCGGCCTTACTTCGTGAAAATCCTGAAAGTTTAGTTAATGAGGATGAGATCGCAATACCAGCTGCGTTTTTAATCAGTACTTCGCCCATCACAAAAAAGCCCATTCTCATTGAATGGATTGAGGAAAATAAGAAAGGGAACATAAACCAAGCTGCGATAAACTATATAAAAGCATATGCAGAAAAATTAATACCTGGTTTGCTTCACTTAATGGTGAATTACGGAATTAGCTTAGAAGCCCATCTCCAAAATGCAGTACCTGTTTTTAAAGACTGTTTACCAGTTAAATTTATCCTTCGAGATTTAGGCGGAATCAGAATTCATGAGCAGCTTTTAAAGGAAAAGGTCGGTCCATTTACAATTAATAACAGCACAAATTTACTAACGAGCTCGATGAAAGATTTGTTTACAATGTTCTCACATGCAATCCTACATAATCATCTCGGAGAAATGATTCATCTTGTGTGCAAAGAATGGGATATTCAAGAGAGAGAGCTTTGGGAGCCTGTTTCTACCATTATATCTACAACATTAATGGAGCTTAAACAGGATGAATCTTTAACAAGAACAGTAAGAGAGCTAGAAAAGCATATGTTTCAACCACATGCTCCCTTAAAAGCGATGGTAAAAATGAGATTGTTTGACCAATATGTTGATAATCAATATACCGACGTCCCTAATCCTCTCGTACTTTGTGAAAGGAGCTAA
- a CDS encoding phosphoglycerate dehydrogenase, which yields MSTVLLDKTKTIKTLNNIADVGLNVFKKDHFKVDNESENPDAIVLRSFNMHAMEFGSHLLAIARAGAGVNNIPVDRCTEQGIVVFNTPGANANAVKELVLTTLMASSRNLFAGVEWTKTLKTEGNQIPKLVEAGKKQFVGKEIKGKTLGVIGLGHIGALVANDALELDMDVIGFDPFISVDTAWSLSRKVQRAMSIEELFANSDYITVHVPLTDNTKGMFNKETFAIMKEDVHILNFSRGELVNEEDIKVALEDGKVGKYVTDFPNEHVLTMKNVVPIPHLGASTKESEENCAIMAAHQIKDFLETGNIKNSVNFPNASLPYTGRKRVTVFHENVPNMVGQITGVLSTFTLNIADMVNRSRGEYAYTMIDIDNNVNGEIIPQLEEKLATIEGIVTSRII from the coding sequence ATGAGCACTGTTCTTTTAGACAAAACGAAAACAATTAAAACGTTGAATAACATTGCCGATGTAGGTCTTAATGTGTTCAAGAAGGATCATTTTAAGGTAGATAACGAAAGTGAAAATCCTGATGCAATTGTTTTGCGTAGCTTCAATATGCATGCAATGGAATTTGGTTCTCATTTACTAGCCATTGCACGTGCGGGTGCCGGAGTAAATAATATTCCTGTCGATCGATGTACGGAACAAGGAATTGTTGTTTTTAATACACCTGGTGCGAATGCAAATGCAGTAAAAGAATTGGTGCTTACTACGTTAATGGCTTCTTCTCGTAATTTATTTGCAGGTGTAGAGTGGACTAAAACGTTAAAAACAGAAGGTAATCAAATTCCTAAGCTTGTTGAAGCAGGAAAGAAACAGTTCGTTGGAAAAGAAATTAAAGGGAAAACACTTGGAGTTATTGGACTTGGTCATATTGGGGCACTCGTTGCAAATGATGCGCTCGAATTAGATATGGATGTCATTGGATTCGATCCATTTATTTCAGTAGATACAGCTTGGAGTTTATCACGTAAAGTTCAACGAGCAATGTCAATTGAAGAGCTTTTTGCTAACTCTGACTATATTACCGTTCACGTTCCATTAACAGATAACACAAAAGGTATGTTTAATAAAGAAACGTTTGCCATAATGAAAGAAGATGTTCATATTTTAAACTTCTCACGTGGAGAGCTTGTGAACGAAGAGGATATAAAGGTTGCTTTAGAAGATGGGAAAGTCGGAAAATACGTGACAGATTTCCCGAACGAACATGTTTTAACAATGAAAAATGTTGTACCAATTCCTCACTTAGGCGCTTCAACTAAAGAATCTGAGGAAAATTGCGCAATCATGGCAGCTCACCAAATAAAAGACTTCTTAGAAACAGGAAACATCAAGAATTCTGTGAACTTCCCAAATGCTTCATTACCTTATACAGGGAGAAAGCGTGTGACTGTTTTTCACGAAAACGTTCCTAATATGGTTGGTCAAATTACAGGAGTTCTATCAACCTTCACATTAAATATCGCTGATATGGTCAATAGAAGCCGTGGTGAATACGCATATACCATGATAGATATCGACAACAATGTAAATGGTGAAATTATACCACAGCTAGAAGAGAAGCTGGCAACTATCGAGGGCATTGTCACTTCACGAATTATTTAA
- a CDS encoding IucA/IucC family protein has product MRHNTTKSSKPLFEEEQAWLAFLATNNPTLVSYYEKQLTKGRKGILFKLASSMLRENLLNLYSSSTSSKKGIPDAVIQQLPVLEGHSSYFFYLIDKGYLVFVVEKEYGFRRIQLKNDIYFIKNGECRSIETASELLEIFKSKLPPAILTLQEELNNGSANYTMSLAFYEKWKEEHQHEAESTIHYAELQKLRDPDFHSSLFFEQLATEGHHLHPGAKTKIGLQASDVFRFSPEFMQSQNIRFVAVKREQMLAAESENGEIARFYPGYVNQAKAHLERKGYNFEDFILLPVHDWQYHHVLPKIYTSELVDETIILLEEMLMEGSASSSFRTIWPNGELSFKLAVNSQMTSTVRSISTQTTMNSIHVTKVFKEIFEKETELKGFLPINEVAGYSFQSENDLKSRNLSVVIRESIEQKLEKEELAIVASSLYHISPFSGKTVLHELLDEYCKEQALSKAKGTRAFLQDYLSLTLSGFLTLLVKYGIALEGHMQNSVPVFKNGKPVRFFFRDWGGMRIYLPRLEKQGLTLSLYPHSVSVTDDETELRNKAYYTIFQNHLSEIVIGLSEYGELDEKELWKIVKTECDKQFQLLENQGFVWAKDDASYLYRNEVEHKSLTKMRLFPDAGYCYSMVPNPLDESGDE; this is encoded by the coding sequence ATGAGACATAACACCACGAAGAGTAGTAAACCGCTTTTTGAGGAAGAACAAGCTTGGCTTGCGTTCTTAGCCACTAACAACCCTACTCTCGTATCCTATTATGAAAAGCAACTTACGAAAGGCAGAAAAGGTATTTTATTTAAGCTAGCTTCATCTATGCTGAGAGAGAATTTACTTAACCTTTACTCATCATCGACTAGTTCAAAAAAGGGGATTCCAGACGCTGTGATACAGCAGCTTCCAGTACTAGAAGGTCACTCATCGTATTTTTTCTACTTAATAGATAAAGGCTATCTCGTTTTTGTTGTGGAAAAAGAATATGGATTCCGTAGAATTCAATTAAAGAATGATATTTACTTCATTAAGAACGGTGAATGTCGAAGTATTGAGACGGCCAGCGAATTACTCGAGATTTTCAAATCTAAACTACCACCTGCTATTCTTACTCTTCAAGAAGAATTAAATAATGGATCGGCTAATTATACGATGAGTCTTGCTTTTTATGAAAAATGGAAGGAAGAACATCAGCATGAAGCAGAAAGTACGATACATTATGCTGAGCTACAAAAACTGAGAGACCCTGATTTTCATTCCTCGTTATTTTTTGAACAGCTTGCAACAGAAGGGCATCATCTTCATCCTGGAGCGAAAACGAAAATTGGCTTACAAGCAAGTGATGTATTTCGTTTTTCTCCAGAATTTATGCAATCGCAGAACATTCGTTTTGTTGCGGTTAAAAGAGAGCAGATGTTAGCTGCTGAAAGTGAAAATGGTGAAATTGCCCGCTTCTATCCGGGATATGTGAATCAAGCAAAAGCACACTTAGAAAGAAAAGGGTACAATTTTGAAGACTTTATCCTTTTACCTGTTCATGATTGGCAGTATCATCATGTATTACCTAAAATTTATACATCTGAACTTGTAGATGAAACCATTATTCTATTAGAAGAAATGTTGATGGAAGGAAGTGCTTCCTCTTCTTTTCGAACAATATGGCCAAATGGTGAGCTTTCATTCAAACTAGCAGTGAATAGTCAGATGACGTCAACTGTCCGCTCGATCTCAACTCAAACTACGATGAATTCGATCCATGTGACTAAGGTTTTTAAAGAAATCTTTGAAAAAGAAACGGAGTTAAAAGGGTTTCTACCAATAAATGAAGTAGCTGGTTATAGCTTTCAGTCTGAAAACGATCTAAAATCTAGAAATCTATCTGTTGTAATAAGAGAATCGATTGAACAGAAGCTAGAAAAAGAAGAGCTAGCCATTGTAGCGAGCAGCTTATATCATATTTCACCGTTTAGCGGCAAAACGGTTTTACATGAACTGCTTGATGAGTATTGTAAGGAACAAGCCTTGTCTAAAGCCAAAGGGACTCGAGCTTTTTTACAGGATTATTTATCACTTACTCTATCTGGTTTTTTAACCCTCTTAGTGAAATACGGGATTGCACTTGAGGGACATATGCAAAATAGTGTTCCAGTCTTTAAGAATGGAAAACCAGTAAGGTTCTTCTTTCGCGACTGGGGTGGAATGAGAATTTATCTACCTCGTCTTGAGAAGCAAGGGCTTACTCTTTCTCTTTATCCTCATTCTGTCTCAGTGACAGATGATGAAACAGAGTTACGAAACAAAGCGTATTATACGATCTTTCAAAATCACTTAAGTGAAATCGTAATTGGCTTGAGTGAGTATGGAGAACTTGATGAAAAAGAACTTTGGAAAATAGTGAAAACAGAATGTGATAAACAATTCCAGCTTTTAGAGAATCAAGGTTTCGTTTGGGCGAAAGATGACGCCTCCTACTTGTACCGAAATGAAGTAGAGCATAAATCATTAACGAAAATGAGACTTTTCCCAGATGCAGGTTACTGCTACAGCATGGTCCCAAATCCTTTAGATGAAAGTGGGGACGAGTAG
- a CDS encoding NUDIX domain-containing protein yields MNRRRACAAIIENDSILLVKEVFPDKVMWGLPGGGLEEGESFEEAVIREVKEEVTLDVEVERLLYTGTYALGEERCYLVTKATEQRAVLGFDPEEDKLHYLADLRWFPLSSQKEHVQVAKVLSALKLDVI; encoded by the coding sequence GTGAATAGGAGAAGAGCTTGCGCTGCAATTATTGAAAATGATTCTATATTATTAGTGAAAGAGGTATTCCCTGATAAGGTGATGTGGGGATTACCAGGAGGCGGCTTAGAGGAAGGGGAGTCATTTGAAGAAGCGGTGATCAGGGAAGTGAAAGAAGAAGTAACGTTGGATGTAGAAGTTGAACGGCTTTTGTATACTGGTACATACGCATTAGGTGAGGAAAGGTGTTATTTGGTCACGAAAGCAACTGAACAAAGAGCTGTTCTTGGATTTGATCCTGAGGAAGATAAATTACACTATTTAGCTGATTTACGTTGGTTTCCTTTGAGTAGTCAAAAAGAGCACGTACAAGTAGCAAAGGTGCTTTCAGCTTTAAAGCTGGATGTTATATAA